From the Candidatus Woesearchaeota archaeon genome, one window contains:
- a CDS encoding gamma-glutamyl-gamma-aminobutyrate hydrolase family protein (Members of this family of hydrolases with an active site Cys residue belong to MEROPS family C26.), with translation MAITQRNEKNRHGSAIDVLEQNYVNFFEKFGIKLIAIPNSTSDIEQYFTQLPVKALIITGGGDVDPKLYGGKRKEGMELSSMRDATEKKLMAYAVEHKLPVLGICRGCQFINVFFGGKVITGIKDAVGETHVGVEHGIKVVDASVQAVLGKKGKVNSYHDHGMTEKELAKGLKPFALSEKGVIEGYYHESLPIAAIIWHPERKSPDNKFNAKIIKAFMAGKLFWKARNTR, from the coding sequence ATGGCCATAACGCAAAGAAACGAGAAAAACAGGCACGGCTCTGCAATAGATGTGCTCGAACAGAACTATGTCAACTTTTTTGAGAAATTTGGCATTAAGCTAATTGCCATTCCAAACAGTACATCTGATATTGAGCAATATTTCACACAGCTTCCTGTCAAGGCCTTAATCATTACAGGCGGAGGCGATGTTGATCCTAAGCTGTACGGCGGAAAAAGAAAAGAAGGCATGGAACTGTCCTCAATGCGCGATGCAACAGAAAAAAAACTCATGGCTTATGCAGTTGAACACAAGCTTCCCGTCCTCGGCATCTGCCGCGGCTGCCAGTTCATAAATGTCTTTTTCGGCGGAAAAGTAATAACCGGCATCAAGGACGCAGTCGGAGAAACACATGTTGGCGTTGAGCATGGCATAAAAGTTGTGGATGCTTCAGTCCAGGCAGTGCTCGGCAAAAAAGGAAAAGTGAACTCCTACCATGACCACGGCATGACTGAAAAAGAGCTTGCCAAAGGACTGAAACCATTTGCACTGTCTGAAAAGGGCGTTATTGAAGGCTACTATCATGAATCGCTTCCCATTGCAGCGATAATCTGGCATCCCGAAAGAAAATCTCCTGACAATAAATTCAATGCTAAGATTATAAAGGCATTCATGGCTGGGAAATTGTTCTGGAAAGCCAGAAATACAAGATAG
- a CDS encoding methyltransferase domain-containing protein codes for MIKRYLKWLYQGTARRSTDIFYSLMERKKGARLLDLGCWDGENSMKYAGVIGTKNVAGIELVKSKAIQAKKRGLTVYIGNLNDRFPLPGRSVDVAIAYHVIEHLVNTEQFIAEVYRVLDRDGYALIGTPNLASWHNVFALLMGMQPFSGPHIKDNTDGDMACISKMNDDRMQKVFNSGKKMDKKKQGALRHVVVMTTRSLKRALTQAGFQIEAVKGAGYYPFPELIGRFFAWIDPYHAHYQIIKARKVK; via the coding sequence ATGATAAAACGATATCTTAAATGGCTTTATCAGGGCACTGCAAGAAGGTCCACTGATATTTTCTATTCCCTGATGGAAAGGAAAAAGGGCGCAAGGCTGCTTGACCTGGGCTGTTGGGATGGCGAAAACAGCATGAAGTATGCCGGCGTTATAGGCACCAAGAATGTTGCAGGCATTGAGCTTGTGAAAAGCAAGGCAATTCAGGCCAAGAAAAGGGGCCTGACAGTCTATATCGGAAACCTCAATGACAGATTCCCGCTTCCCGGCCGGTCGGTGGATGTGGCAATTGCATACCATGTGATTGAGCACCTGGTAAACACTGAGCAATTCATTGCAGAGGTTTACAGGGTTTTGGACAGGGACGGCTATGCCCTTATTGGCACGCCAAATCTCGCAAGCTGGCATAATGTTTTTGCATTGCTTATGGGCATGCAGCCATTTTCAGGACCCCATATAAAGGACAATACAGACGGCGACATGGCCTGCATCAGCAAGATGAATGATGACAGGATGCAAAAAGTCTTCAACAGCGGGAAAAAAATGGACAAGAAGAAGCAGGGTGCGCTAAGACATGTCGTGGTGATGACAACAAGGTCTTTGAAGAGAGCATTAACGCAGGCTGGATTTCAGATAGAAGCTGTGAAGGGCGCCGGATATTACCCTTTCCCGGAATTGATTGGGAGATTCTTTGCATGGATTGACCCGTATCATGCGCACTACCAGATAATCAAGGCAAGAAAAGTTAAGTAG
- a CDS encoding GDP-mannose 4,6-dehydratase: protein MSFWKGKKVLVTGADGFIGSWVAKTLVEKGANVVTIVRDIKKENCLDIWNMRQKITVVHGDLVDIAVVQRTLNEFEIDTVFHLAAQALVGSANKSPLSTFESNIKGTWNILEACRLLGSVKRIVMASSDKAYGQQKKLPYTEDSPLLGYYPYDASKACADILSTSYFKTYGLPIAITRNANTYGPGDLNYSRIVPDVVSSVLRGDVPVIRSDGTLQRDYMYIKDAVNAYLALAENMDRKEIVGQAFNFGAETPISVLELFRKIIRMMGKKIEPKVLGQARHEIDRQYLACDKARKLLKWKPEHTLDEGLKETIEWYTSYLGKSR, encoded by the coding sequence ATGAGCTTCTGGAAAGGGAAAAAAGTGCTGGTCACTGGCGCTGATGGGTTCATTGGCTCATGGGTGGCAAAAACACTAGTTGAGAAGGGCGCAAATGTAGTTACTATTGTCCGCGATATAAAAAAAGAAAACTGCCTTGACATCTGGAACATGAGGCAAAAGATAACAGTTGTCCATGGCGACCTGGTTGATATTGCAGTTGTGCAGCGCACATTGAATGAGTTTGAGATTGACACTGTATTCCATCTTGCTGCACAGGCGCTGGTGGGATCTGCAAATAAGTCACCACTGTCAACTTTTGAGTCCAATATCAAGGGGACATGGAATATCCTTGAGGCGTGCAGGCTGCTCGGCAGCGTCAAGAGAATTGTGATGGCATCGAGCGACAAGGCATATGGCCAGCAGAAAAAGCTGCCTTACACAGAAGACAGCCCATTGCTTGGCTATTATCCATACGACGCCTCGAAAGCATGCGCCGACATACTTTCAACTTCATACTTCAAAACATACGGACTGCCGATTGCAATCACGAGAAATGCGAACACCTATGGCCCAGGCGACCTGAATTACAGCAGGATTGTCCCTGATGTTGTATCATCTGTGCTGAGAGGGGATGTGCCAGTGATAAGGAGCGACGGCACACTGCAGAGGGACTATATGTACATCAAGGATGCTGTGAATGCGTATCTTGCCCTTGCAGAGAATATGGACAGGAAAGAGATTGTTGGCCAGGCTTTTAATTTCGGAGCTGAGACGCCAATAAGCGTGCTTGAGCTGTTCAGGAAGATAATCAGGATGATGGGGAAGAAAATCGAGCCCAAAGTGCTCGGCCAGGCCAGGCATGAGATTGACAGGCAGTACCTTGCCTGCGACAAGGCCCGAAAGCTGCTGAAATGGAAGCCTGAGCATACCTTGGATGAGGGACTCAAAGAGACAATAGAGTGGTATACCAGCTATCTTGGAAAATCCAGATAG
- a CDS encoding glycosyltransferase family 4 protein codes for MKILVIMKRFGAGQDMVSREFGRQISLFKPLVQDHKIDFFCPDTVKHENFTAKKNGIRYIVRPFRWWSFYSLWNEMKKIVRQGQYDAIVGTTDPIYGIMANCLSRKYGVPFVYDLQDNFEIYDAYKFPLVGHYDRKAVREADGLITVSRELKRHISQFRKGRIGVVPNGVDLGMFRKIDQRMARKKLGLAKKTGNNGKIVTYVGEISSLKGANVLLDAFDILLRKHPNTYLLLSGQVKNNIDIERENVIFEALPKREEVVLAINASDAVVIPNLENEFSRYCFPYKLPEYMACSVNIVATKIGDIALMLEDYGDSLAKPGDAKDLADKLAKALGKKDRPDYSAHLKELKWESLSKQTEKIIEEAVGSGKRQPPSKA; via the coding sequence ATGAAAATTCTTGTAATAATGAAGCGCTTTGGCGCTGGCCAGGACATGGTCAGCCGTGAGTTCGGCAGGCAAATCAGCCTATTCAAGCCGCTTGTCCAAGACCATAAAATCGACTTCTTCTGCCCTGACACAGTCAAGCATGAAAATTTTACTGCAAAAAAAAATGGCATAAGGTACATTGTCAGGCCATTTAGGTGGTGGAGCTTCTACAGCCTTTGGAATGAAATGAAAAAAATTGTCCGCCAGGGGCAGTATGATGCTATAGTCGGAACTACAGACCCCATTTATGGCATCATGGCAAATTGCCTGTCCAGGAAATATGGCGTTCCGTTTGTTTATGATTTGCAAGACAATTTTGAGATTTATGATGCCTACAAATTCCCATTGGTCGGGCATTATGACCGAAAGGCAGTTCGCGAGGCTGACGGGCTCATCACGGTGAGCAGGGAATTGAAACGCCACATTTCCCAGTTCAGGAAAGGAAGGATAGGAGTTGTGCCAAATGGCGTTGACCTTGGTATGTTCAGGAAAATAGACCAGAGAATGGCGAGAAAAAAGCTGGGCCTGGCGAAAAAAACAGGGAATAATGGGAAAATAGTTACTTATGTCGGCGAGATCAGCAGCCTGAAAGGCGCAAATGTCCTGCTGGATGCCTTTGATATATTGCTCCGCAAGCATCCAAATACCTATTTGCTGCTAAGCGGGCAGGTAAAGAACAATATTGACATTGAGAGGGAGAATGTGATTTTTGAAGCCCTCCCAAAAAGAGAGGAAGTTGTGCTGGCAATCAATGCCAGCGATGCTGTTGTAATCCCGAATCTTGAAAACGAGTTCAGCAGGTATTGCTTCCCTTACAAGCTGCCCGAATACATGGCATGCAGCGTGAACATAGTCGCGACCAAAATAGGGGATATCGCATTGATGCTTGAGGATTACGGTGATTCCCTGGCAAAGCCGGGTGATGCCAAAGACCTTGCTGACAAACTGGCAAAGGCCCTGGGGAAAAAAGACAGGCCGGATTATTCTGCCCATCTTAAGGAACTGAAATGGGAAAGCCTTTCGAAACAGACTGAAAAAATTATTGAGGAAGCTGTGGGTAGTGGGAAGAGGCAACCTCCGTCGAAAGCATAG
- a CDS encoding glycosyltransferase family 4 protein, protein MPKSQSTTGRLTSRILVTATTFPRWKNDTEPAFVYELSRRLAGQGYQVDVLVPHHPGAARFESMGGMRIHRFQYFWPAFMQKLCYDGGILPNIRRSFLAMVQVPFLVLAECCAVRRLARKNKYALIHAHWAVPQGYIANRVKQGLGTKYVVTVHAGDVFPLRNSFFRHFAKKAIRNADHCTANSTYTAEKIRSLFGKGNNKENNTDSPTVSPEIIPMGVDFSMFSRKSRPNMKARLGIAGKMILSVGRLAEKKGISYLLEAMPAVIKSNKNAKLVIVGDGPEKKILQDKAEGLRISKSVIFTGKVRNELLPSYYSSADVFVLPSIIAEGGDTEGLGVVLLESIAAGTPVVASNVGGIPDIVKNGKTGLLVPQKKPQLLALAINRILKNNSLAKSLAKNGLVHIRQAYSWEKIASRFAKAFKQVLTTSRKQD, encoded by the coding sequence ATGCCAAAAAGCCAATCCACGACAGGCAGGCTGACCTCTCGCATCCTTGTTACAGCAACGACTTTTCCCAGGTGGAAAAATGACACAGAGCCCGCATTCGTCTATGAGCTGTCCAGGCGCCTGGCCGGACAGGGTTATCAGGTTGATGTCCTTGTGCCTCATCATCCGGGCGCAGCAAGATTTGAGAGCATGGGCGGCATGAGGATTCACAGGTTCCAGTACTTTTGGCCTGCATTCATGCAAAAGCTCTGCTATGACGGCGGCATTCTTCCAAATATCAGGCGTTCATTCCTTGCCATGGTTCAGGTTCCATTCTTAGTCCTGGCAGAATGCTGTGCTGTGCGCAGGCTTGCCCGGAAAAACAAGTATGCGCTAATCCACGCGCATTGGGCTGTCCCCCAGGGCTACATTGCAAACCGGGTCAAGCAGGGCCTTGGCACAAAATATGTTGTTACAGTCCATGCCGGCGACGTTTTCCCGCTTCGTAACTCCTTTTTCAGGCATTTTGCCAAGAAGGCAATCCGAAATGCAGATCATTGCACAGCCAACTCAACATACACTGCTGAGAAAATAAGGTCCCTGTTCGGGAAAGGGAATAATAAAGAGAATAATACAGATTCTCCGACAGTTTCCCCTGAGATAATACCCATGGGTGTGGATTTCTCAATGTTCAGCAGGAAAAGCCGGCCAAACATGAAAGCCAGGCTCGGCATTGCAGGCAAAATGATACTGTCAGTCGGCAGGCTGGCAGAAAAAAAAGGCATCAGCTACCTCCTTGAAGCTATGCCCGCTGTTATAAAATCAAATAAGAATGCTAAGCTGGTTATTGTCGGGGACGGCCCTGAGAAAAAAATCCTGCAGGATAAGGCCGAAGGGCTCAGAATTTCCAAATCAGTCATTTTCACAGGCAAAGTAAGGAACGAGCTTCTTCCATCATACTACAGTTCAGCTGATGTATTTGTTTTGCCGTCTATAATTGCAGAGGGCGGCGACACTGAAGGCCTGGGTGTTGTCCTTCTCGAATCCATTGCGGCAGGCACGCCTGTTGTGGCCAGCAACGTCGGCGGAATCCCGGACATTGTCAAAAACGGCAAAACCGGCCTCCTTGTTCCGCAAAAAAAGCCCCAGTTGCTTGCTTTGGCCATAAACAGGATTCTAAAAAACAACTCGCTGGCAAAAAGCCTGGCAAAGAACGGGCTGGTGCATATCAGGCAGGCCTATTCTTGGGAAAAAATTGCTTCAAGATTTGCCAAGGCCTTTAAGCAAGTGTTAACAACAAGCAGGAAACAGGATTGA
- a CDS encoding glucose-1-phosphate cytidylyltransferase, with protein sequence MKVVIFCGGKGTRLSEMTDELPKPMIKIGDRPILWHLMKLYKHYGHNEFILLLGYRKKAIEDYFRNSEFNITFLDTGEESNKGERLKMAKKLMGNDEDFLLSYGDDLTDANINKVIEHHKKHGKIVTLTAVRLMSQFGIITTDKDGLVTDFLEKPVLDHLINGGFYVINRKIFNYIKKGYDLEREAFTDLARERQIASYKHSGFWKSMNTLKDVIEFNELWKTDRKWVVWK encoded by the coding sequence ATGAAAGTGGTTATTTTCTGCGGGGGAAAGGGAACAAGGCTAAGCGAAATGACAGATGAATTGCCCAAGCCCATGATAAAAATAGGCGACAGGCCAATATTGTGGCACCTCATGAAACTCTATAAGCATTATGGGCATAATGAGTTTATTTTGCTTCTCGGATACAGGAAAAAGGCAATCGAGGATTACTTCAGGAATTCAGAATTCAACATAACTTTCCTGGACACCGGGGAGGAAAGCAATAAGGGAGAAAGGCTCAAGATGGCAAAGAAGCTCATGGGCAATGATGAGGATTTCCTGTTGAGCTACGGGGATGACCTGACTGACGCGAATATCAACAAGGTTATTGAACACCACAAGAAGCATGGCAAGATAGTGACCCTGACTGCTGTGAGGCTGATGTCGCAGTTTGGCATAATCACAACAGACAAGGATGGACTGGTGACTGACTTCCTGGAAAAGCCTGTGCTTGACCACCTTATCAATGGCGGGTTTTATGTCATAAACAGGAAGATTTTCAACTATATCAAGAAAGGCTATGACCTGGAAAGAGAGGCATTCACTGATTTGGCCAGGGAAAGGCAAATTGCATCCTATAAGCACAGCGGATTTTGGAAATCAATGAATACCTTGAAGGATGTTATCGAATTCAATGAGCTTTGGAAAACTGACAGGAAATGGGTGGTCTGGAAATGA
- a CDS encoding class I SAM-dependent methyltransferase gives MKVSEFAEFYRLIRQRTVSEKHYIRFQEFQAERVVRGIAETVGLKGKLMLDLGCGRGGYTKIFQKQGGIVVSLDMEHPPVPKLFRAFVQGDATQLPFKDNTFDFVYSSSLIEHLPVPSKFLKEVCRVIKKGAVFYLSFPPFYTPVGGHQFKPYNMFLPERAATFMARKFNNSRSYKYNDERGKLYIMTIRKARKLAKAAGFTILKTKTRFLKINPSRIPLLNEILTWHVEFYLQK, from the coding sequence GTGAAAGTTTCTGAATTCGCGGAGTTCTACAGGCTCATCAGGCAAAGGACAGTCTCTGAAAAGCATTACATCAGGTTCCAGGAGTTCCAGGCAGAAAGGGTAGTGAGGGGAATTGCAGAAACAGTTGGCCTCAAAGGAAAGCTGATGCTTGACCTTGGCTGCGGCCGCGGCGGGTACACCAAGATTTTCCAGAAGCAGGGAGGCATTGTCGTATCGCTTGATATGGAACACCCCCCTGTGCCTAAGCTGTTCAGGGCATTCGTGCAGGGAGATGCAACCCAGCTCCCTTTCAAGGACAACACCTTTGATTTTGTTTACTCTTCAAGCCTAATAGAGCATCTTCCGGTTCCTTCCAAGTTTCTGAAGGAAGTCTGCCGCGTCATAAAAAAGGGTGCTGTTTTTTACCTGAGCTTTCCTCCATTCTACACCCCTGTCGGGGGCCACCAGTTCAAGCCCTACAACATGTTCCTGCCGGAGAGGGCAGCAACCTTCATGGCAAGGAAGTTCAACAACTCACGCTCATACAAATACAACGACGAGCGCGGGAAGCTATACATAATGACCATAAGAAAGGCAAGGAAACTTGCGAAGGCAGCGGGCTTTACTATCCTGAAAACCAAAACTAGGTTTTTGAAAATAAATCCATCAAGGATTCCATTGCTAAATGAGATACTGACTTGGCACGTTGAGTTTTACCTGCAGAAATAG
- a CDS encoding SDR family oxidoreductase, giving the protein MRVLITGGAGFLGSHLCDYFLEKGYEVICLDNLITGNLRNISHILSDKKLRKRFKFVKRDITNYIWITGKLHGILHFASPASPIDYAKIPIQTLKAGGLGTHNTLGLARMKKARYLLASTSEVYGDPLVNPQPETYWGNVNPVGPRGCYDEAKRFAEALVTAYRNIHHVDTRIARIFNTYGPRMRGHDGRAVPAFIDQALAGKPITVFGKGDQTRSFCYVSDLVEGIYRLYKSDIQEPVNIGNPTEMTVRQLAQEIIHITKSKSKIVYKTLPVDDPQVRRPDIARAKKLLKWEPKVSLRDGLKMTIATIKK; this is encoded by the coding sequence ATGAGGGTTTTAATAACAGGGGGCGCTGGCTTTCTTGGCAGCCATTTATGCGACTATTTTCTTGAAAAAGGCTATGAAGTTATTTGCCTGGACAATCTAATTACTGGAAACCTGCGGAACATAAGCCACATCTTGTCCGACAAAAAACTCAGGAAGAGATTCAAGTTTGTGAAAAGGGACATCACCAATTACATCTGGATTACCGGCAAGCTGCACGGAATCCTCCACTTTGCCAGCCCAGCCTCTCCAATTGACTATGCAAAAATCCCAATCCAGACGCTGAAGGCTGGAGGTTTGGGAACCCACAATACCCTTGGCCTGGCCAGGATGAAAAAGGCCCGCTATCTGCTTGCAAGCACTTCTGAAGTGTATGGCGACCCATTGGTGAATCCCCAGCCTGAAACATACTGGGGCAATGTTAATCCAGTCGGCCCGAGGGGGTGCTATGATGAGGCCAAGAGATTCGCAGAGGCCTTGGTAACTGCCTACAGGAACATACATCATGTTGACACCAGAATAGCAAGAATCTTCAACACATACGGGCCTCGGATGAGGGGCCATGACGGCCGGGCAGTGCCTGCATTCATAGACCAGGCTTTGGCCGGCAAGCCAATAACTGTCTTTGGCAAGGGCGATCAGACAAGGAGCTTTTGCTATGTGTCAGATTTGGTTGAAGGCATCTACCGCCTCTATAAGTCGGACATCCAGGAGCCCGTGAATATAGGCAATCCAACTGAAATGACAGTAAGGCAGCTGGCGCAGGAAATAATCCACATTACAAAAAGCAAAAGCAAGATTGTTTACAAGACTTTGCCCGTTGATGATCCGCAGGTCAGAAGGCCTGATATTGCCCGTGCCAAAAAGCTCCTGAAATGGGAACCAAAGGTTAGTTTAAGGGACGGCCTTAAAATGACTATCGCGACAATCAAGAAATAA
- a CDS encoding flippase — MEGVRRIARNIFVLTAAEFIVRVLQIFLVVFMARELGSALFGRYNFAISFSMIAVILAGLGLQLLLVLKVSRDRKLAARYLSNSLYLKLWLTIGSFLLVMLFLNLLGYLREVRIIVYIFFGSFLLKSFTDLFSSVFVAYEEMQWDGAIKALRAILLTAGVVAALWNGYGLFAVALLYLCSEAALLILSFWIMAAKYVRIKYEHDWAFIKGLFMESIPFALTLVFYNIYFYIGSVMLSKMRGDYEVGIYSAAYNIPLAIMIIPYIYTFAIFPVLSRVFTRSSDSFKMIYGRSAKYMMVLAPPIAVGFFVLAPQIITILYGHAYESSIIVLRVLSIVVIFRFLSNVNGSVLASMDRQKERVVYQGITAAVNIVLNLLIIPIYGFVGAAITTVISELLLMLLYYHLIMKYVDSTVAFFEIWKPFVAALAASCIFLASISLWVQIAFAACIYVGLTLLMRVFDNKDLEMLQAAVKKRV; from the coding sequence ATGGAAGGAGTCAGAAGAATTGCCAGGAATATTTTTGTGCTGACAGCTGCTGAATTCATAGTCAGGGTGCTGCAGATTTTCCTTGTCGTGTTCATGGCAAGGGAGCTTGGCAGCGCGCTTTTTGGAAGGTATAATTTTGCGATTTCCTTCTCCATGATTGCTGTTATCCTGGCAGGGCTGGGCCTGCAGCTATTGCTGGTGCTAAAAGTCAGCAGGGACAGAAAATTGGCTGCAAGGTACCTGAGCAATTCCTTGTACCTGAAGCTGTGGCTGACAATTGGTTCATTCTTATTGGTGATGCTTTTCCTTAACCTTCTTGGCTATCTCAGGGAAGTGAGAATAATTGTCTATATTTTCTTTGGCTCGTTCCTGTTAAAATCCTTCACTGACCTTTTCAGCTCAGTGTTCGTCGCTTATGAAGAAATGCAGTGGGATGGGGCAATCAAGGCCTTGCGGGCAATCCTTCTAACTGCCGGTGTGGTAGCAGCGTTGTGGAATGGATATGGCCTATTTGCTGTTGCCCTTTTGTATTTGTGCAGCGAGGCAGCATTGCTGATCTTGTCATTCTGGATTATGGCTGCGAAGTATGTTAGAATCAAATATGAGCATGACTGGGCTTTCATAAAGGGCCTGTTCATGGAATCAATACCCTTTGCACTTACCCTGGTCTTTTACAATATCTATTTTTACATAGGCAGTGTCATGCTTTCCAAGATGAGAGGGGATTATGAGGTGGGCATTTACAGCGCTGCATACAATATCCCACTGGCCATAATGATCATACCTTACATTTACACATTTGCCATATTCCCTGTTCTTTCAAGGGTCTTTACCAGGTCATCTGACAGCTTCAAAATGATTTATGGCAGGTCGGCGAAGTACATGATGGTACTGGCACCTCCAATTGCAGTCGGATTCTTTGTGCTTGCCCCACAAATAATAACGATTCTATATGGCCATGCATATGAAAGCAGCATAATCGTGCTGAGGGTTTTGAGCATTGTGGTTATTTTCAGGTTTTTGAGCAATGTTAATGGCAGTGTTTTGGCGTCTATGGACCGTCAAAAGGAAAGGGTGGTTTACCAGGGGATCACCGCTGCGGTGAACATTGTGCTGAACCTCCTGATAATACCAATTTATGGATTTGTGGGCGCGGCAATAACCACAGTTATCAGCGAGCTGCTCTTGATGTTATTGTATTATCACCTTATTATGAAATATGTGGATTCAACAGTTGCTTTTTTTGAGATTTGGAAGCCCTTTGTGGCTGCGCTTGCCGCATCGTGCATTTTCCTGGCCAGCATCAGCCTGTGGGTGCAGATAGCATTTGCCGCATGCATATATGTTGGACTGACACTGCTCATGAGAGTGTTTGACAATAAGGATTTGGAAATGCTCCAGGCAGCAGTCAAAAAGAGAGTTTGA
- a CDS encoding CDP-alcohol phosphatidyltransferase family protein — MVESPKELRRICYHGHKVFRPWYNKHFSNKVSIYVTWLLLHTGITPNQVSLLEIFLVITGAIFMFTGSLLNILVGILIIHFTVILDCCDGEIARYRSMSSKSGMFLEDFYHAMVSHLMFFAVAFGAYIKTGWTSVLIFGFLASVFSKSIVIETIFSTVMKIKLEEKVSNEKKGKSKLGKASAKQINLQGSSAGKSLSDLYSKLLNFWGDPAHIVYLTIISIIEYANWMNGSRYFMSYSVFYWFIVAYGAGSVVKQIISFVVHYNGKAVEQYYKSVFGDR; from the coding sequence ATGGTAGAATCGCCAAAGGAATTGAGAAGGATTTGCTATCATGGCCATAAGGTTTTCAGGCCATGGTACAATAAGCATTTTTCAAACAAGGTTTCTATCTATGTCACCTGGCTTCTGCTGCATACCGGGATTACGCCAAACCAGGTCAGCCTATTGGAAATATTCCTCGTGATTACAGGCGCAATATTCATGTTTACAGGAAGCCTGCTCAATATCCTGGTTGGGATATTGATAATACACTTTACGGTCATTCTTGATTGCTGTGACGGGGAAATTGCCAGGTACAGGAGCATGTCCAGCAAATCAGGCATGTTTCTGGAGGATTTTTACCATGCCATGGTCTCGCACCTTATGTTTTTTGCAGTTGCTTTTGGGGCCTATATTAAAACAGGCTGGACAAGTGTGCTGATATTCGGCTTCCTTGCCTCTGTGTTTTCCAAATCCATTGTCATTGAGACAATTTTTTCAACTGTTATGAAGATAAAGCTTGAAGAAAAAGTCAGCAACGAGAAAAAAGGGAAAAGTAAATTGGGCAAGGCTTCTGCAAAGCAGATAAACCTTCAGGGCTCCAGCGCCGGCAAGTCACTGAGCGACCTTTACAGCAAGCTTCTGAATTTTTGGGGCGACCCTGCCCACATAGTGTACCTCACGATAATTTCAATAATTGAATATGCAAATTGGATGAATGGAAGCAGGTATTTTATGAGCTACTCAGTCTTTTATTGGTTCATTGTTGCATATGGTGCGGGTTCTGTTGTTAAGCAGATAATCTCATTTGTTGTGCACTATAATGGAAAGGCAGTTGAGCAGTATTACAAATCTGTTTTTGGCGATAGATAG
- a CDS encoding phosphocholine cytidylyltransferase family protein, giving the protein MKAIILAAGMGTRLGKYTKDLPKCMLKFSGKTLLERQIETLRNAGIRDISIVTGYMAEKINYPGVKYYKNKDFATTNMVESLFCAVDEMTDDLVVCYGDIVYQKSVIDSVMQSKADIGVTVDLDYWPYWAARLSEPEKDIESLVVDKNGKIIDLGNPDCSLEEAKVRYVGLIRFSKKGLSALKKVYSENKKKYFSKDAPWLRSKSFKKAYMTCMLQAMINAGYKVMPIPINRGWLEFDTSEDYEKMSGLHKSGRLKQFIKLDA; this is encoded by the coding sequence ATGAAAGCAATCATCCTCGCAGCAGGAATGGGGACAAGGCTGGGCAAGTACACCAAGGATTTGCCAAAATGCATGCTCAAGTTCAGCGGCAAGACCCTTCTGGAAAGGCAGATTGAAACATTGAGAAATGCAGGCATCAGGGATATTTCCATTGTCACGGGCTACATGGCTGAAAAAATAAATTATCCCGGAGTCAAATATTACAAGAATAAGGATTTTGCAACAACCAACATGGTTGAAAGCCTTTTCTGTGCTGTTGATGAAATGACAGATGACCTGGTTGTCTGCTACGGCGATATTGTCTACCAGAAAAGCGTGATTGATTCTGTGATGCAGAGCAAGGCTGACATTGGCGTGACTGTTGACTTGGATTACTGGCCATATTGGGCTGCCCGCCTTTCCGAGCCTGAAAAGGACATAGAAAGCCTTGTGGTGGATAAAAATGGAAAAATAATCGACCTTGGCAATCCGGACTGCAGCCTTGAAGAAGCCAAGGTCCGCTATGTCGGCCTTATTAGATTCTCAAAAAAGGGGCTTTCAGCGCTGAAAAAAGTCTATTCAGAAAATAAAAAAAAGTATTTCAGCAAAGACGCGCCATGGTTGCGCTCAAAGTCTTTCAAGAAAGCGTATATGACATGCATGCTCCAGGCAATGATCAATGCGGGCTACAAAGTCATGCCTATACCAATCAATCGTGGCTGGCTCGAATTTGACACAAGCGAAGATTATGAGAAAATGAGCGGGCTTCATAAATCAGGCAGGCTCAAGCAATTTATAAAATTGGATGCATAA